In one Bosea sp. RAC05 genomic region, the following are encoded:
- a CDS encoding restriction endonuclease subunit S: protein MSTLRSWAVTELGKVMTLQRGYDLPSRLRRGGAIPIVSSSGVSDFHAEAASIGPGVVTGRYGTIGQTFYVEGDYWPLNTTLFVSDFHGNHPKFCYYILKTVDFASHSGKSGVPGINRNDIHELALCYPTFTEEQQAIVEALGDADALIEALEALIAKKRDIKQGAMQDLLTGQRRLPGFRGEWAKAAIGNLFDFGRSVPLSRAQLSEEGDVSYVHYGDIHTRLHTHLDFQRTPTPGADKALCGAATPLRVGDWVFADASEDYDGVAKAVEVIQLPVDRSAVAGLHTFILRERVETFAPRFKGYLAYASSFRSQVMRSATGMKVFGISKSQMKEVELHFPLTLDEQRAIATVLSDMDAEIAALEDKLAKAREVKQGMMQVLLTGEIRLV from the coding sequence ATGAGCACCCTGCGGTCTTGGGCAGTAACCGAGCTTGGCAAGGTCATGACGCTTCAAAGGGGCTATGACCTCCCTAGTCGTCTGCGCCGAGGGGGAGCAATCCCGATTGTTTCCTCGTCTGGCGTTTCCGATTTCCACGCTGAAGCAGCGTCAATTGGGCCCGGAGTCGTAACCGGGCGATACGGCACAATCGGCCAGACATTCTATGTCGAGGGGGACTACTGGCCGCTGAACACCACGCTGTTCGTCAGTGATTTTCACGGAAACCATCCTAAATTCTGCTACTATATCCTCAAGACGGTAGATTTTGCGTCGCATAGTGGCAAAAGCGGCGTTCCGGGAATTAACCGGAATGACATCCACGAACTCGCGCTCTGCTACCCAACATTTACAGAAGAACAACAGGCCATTGTCGAGGCGCTGGGCGATGCGGATGCGCTGATCGAGGCGCTGGAGGCGCTGATCGCCAAGAAGCGCGACATCAAGCAGGGCGCGATGCAGGACCTCCTCACCGGCCAACGCCGCTTGCCGGGATTTCGGGGGGAGTGGGCGAAGGCAGCCATCGGCAATCTGTTTGATTTCGGGCGATCCGTGCCGCTGTCCCGCGCGCAGTTGAGCGAAGAGGGCGACGTCAGTTATGTCCACTATGGCGACATCCACACACGTCTTCACACGCACCTCGACTTCCAACGCACCCCGACGCCGGGGGCCGACAAGGCGCTTTGCGGCGCTGCGACGCCGCTTAGGGTTGGCGATTGGGTCTTCGCGGACGCCTCGGAAGACTATGACGGGGTCGCGAAGGCTGTCGAAGTAATCCAGTTGCCAGTCGACAGGAGCGCTGTTGCAGGTTTGCATACATTCATCCTCCGGGAACGCGTTGAGACGTTTGCGCCGAGGTTCAAAGGCTATTTGGCCTATGCTTCATCGTTCAGGTCGCAAGTGATGCGAAGCGCGACAGGCATGAAAGTTTTCGGAATATCAAAATCGCAGATGAAAGAGGTCGAATTGCACTTTCCGCTTACCCTCGACGAACAGCGCGCCATCGCCACCGTGCTCTCTGACATGGATGCCGAGATCGCCGCGCTGGAGGATAAGCTCGCCAAGGCGCGCGAGGTTAAGCAGGGCATGATGCAGGTGCTGCTGACCGGGGAGATCAGGCTCGTATGA
- a CDS encoding type I restriction-modification system subunit M produces MAVKKSEIYNRIWQGCDVLRGGMDASQYKDYVLSILFIKYVSDKYAGQPYGLIKVPEGASFADLVGLKGKDDIGDQINKKIVAPLANANKLGGFPDFADAGKLGSGRQMIDTLTGLIATFEHPDLDFSKNRADGDDILGDAYEFLMRHFATESGKSKGQFYTPAEVSRVMAQIIGIRNPTTTPQTTIYDPTCGSGSLLIKVADEAGVKVTLYGQEKDGSTAGLAQMNLILHDYAGAVIHPGQSTLAAPFFRDGDSLKTFDYVVANPPFSDKRWQQGIDPNELKPGLAIKDDSPDTVDFRRFDGFGVPPPKQGDYAYLLHIIKSLKSTGKACCILPHGVLFRGNAEAEIRKNLIRRGYIKAIIGLPANLFYGTGIPACIVVIDKENAAARRGIFMIDASRGFMKDGPKNRLREMDIHRIVDVFRRGQDVPNYARMVSRDEIEKNDCNLNLPRYIDSQPPEDRHDIAGHLQGGIPERDVEALGDYWAICPGLKAALFRPNRAGYVDLAVEPANIRAAIHEHPEFRTFTEGLAQHFAAWREGETARLKALEPGFHPKGLIGELGERLLEHYEARKLIDAYAVYQHLMSYWAEMMQDDAYMIAQDGWVAKTARIIETKKGKDGKEKTSDKGWACDLVPKEVLVARYFAKEAAAIVEAEAERERLAAEVLALEEEHGNEDGLFSELIEEGEVVVTVASAKARLKEIKGDRTAADEARALGEWLGLAEREKDLKKAIRDADAALDDLAYGRYPKLTEDEVKALVVDDKWMGNLEARIADETARVAQGLTKRVKELGERYTAPLPRFAERVEELEGKVAAHLKRMGFA; encoded by the coding sequence GTGGCAGTCAAAAAATCCGAAATCTACAACCGCATCTGGCAGGGATGCGACGTGTTGCGCGGCGGAATGGATGCTTCGCAGTACAAGGATTATGTGCTGTCGATCCTGTTCATCAAATATGTGTCTGATAAATATGCTGGCCAGCCCTATGGCTTGATCAAGGTTCCGGAGGGAGCCAGTTTCGCGGATTTGGTGGGCCTTAAGGGCAAGGATGACATCGGCGACCAGATCAATAAAAAGATCGTGGCCCCGCTTGCCAATGCGAACAAGCTGGGCGGCTTCCCCGACTTCGCAGACGCGGGGAAGCTTGGCTCCGGAAGGCAGATGATCGACACGCTCACGGGGCTCATCGCCACGTTCGAGCATCCTGATCTCGACTTCTCGAAGAACCGCGCCGACGGTGATGACATCCTCGGCGATGCGTATGAGTTCCTCATGCGCCACTTCGCTACCGAGAGCGGCAAGTCGAAGGGCCAGTTCTATACCCCCGCCGAGGTCAGCCGCGTGATGGCGCAGATCATCGGCATTCGGAACCCCACGACCACGCCGCAGACAACCATCTATGATCCGACCTGCGGCTCGGGCTCGTTGCTCATCAAGGTGGCCGACGAGGCGGGCGTGAAGGTCACGCTCTACGGGCAGGAGAAGGATGGCAGCACCGCTGGCCTCGCGCAGATGAACCTTATCCTGCACGACTATGCTGGCGCTGTGATCCATCCCGGCCAGAGCACGCTCGCTGCGCCCTTCTTCCGTGACGGTGACAGTCTCAAGACCTTCGACTACGTGGTCGCCAATCCGCCCTTCAGTGACAAGCGCTGGCAGCAGGGTATAGACCCCAACGAGTTGAAGCCGGGGCTGGCGATTAAGGACGACAGCCCTGATACGGTGGACTTCCGCCGCTTCGATGGCTTCGGCGTCCCGCCACCCAAGCAGGGCGACTACGCCTATCTCTTGCACATCATCAAGTCGCTGAAATCGACCGGTAAGGCATGCTGCATCCTGCCCCATGGCGTGCTGTTCCGGGGCAATGCCGAGGCTGAGATCCGCAAGAACCTGATCCGGCGCGGCTACATAAAGGCGATCATCGGCCTACCCGCCAACCTGTTCTACGGCACGGGCATCCCCGCCTGCATCGTCGTCATCGACAAGGAAAACGCAGCCGCCCGACGCGGCATCTTCATGATCGACGCCAGCCGTGGCTTCATGAAGGACGGGCCGAAGAACCGCCTGCGCGAGATGGACATCCACCGCATCGTCGATGTGTTCCGGCGTGGGCAGGACGTACCGAATTATGCCCGCATGGTCAGTCGTGACGAAATCGAAAAGAATGACTGTAACCTCAACCTGCCGCGCTACATCGACAGCCAGCCGCCGGAGGACCGGCATGACATTGCCGGGCACCTGCAAGGCGGCATTCCGGAGCGCGACGTCGAGGCGCTGGGCGACTACTGGGCGATTTGCCCCGGTCTCAAGGCTGCACTCTTCCGCCCGAACCGTGCGGGCTATGTCGATCTGGCAGTCGAGCCCGCCAACATCCGCGCCGCGATCCATGAGCACCCGGAGTTCCGCACCTTCACCGAGGGGCTCGCGCAGCATTTCGCGGCATGGCGCGAGGGCGAGACGGCGCGGCTCAAGGCACTCGAACCCGGCTTCCACCCCAAGGGATTGATTGGCGAGCTAGGCGAGCGGCTGCTCGAGCATTACGAGGCCCGCAAGCTGATCGACGCCTACGCGGTCTATCAGCACCTCATGAGCTACTGGGCCGAGATGATGCAGGATGACGCCTACATGATCGCCCAGGACGGCTGGGTGGCGAAAACCGCCCGCATCATCGAGACCAAGAAGGGCAAGGACGGCAAGGAGAAGACCTCCGATAAAGGCTGGGCCTGCGATCTCGTGCCGAAGGAGGTGCTTGTCGCGCGCTACTTCGCCAAGGAGGCAGCGGCGATTGTGGAAGCTGAGGCTGAGCGCGAGCGCCTCGCCGCCGAAGTGTTAGCGTTGGAGGAGGAGCACGGCAACGAAGACGGGCTGTTCTCCGAGCTGATCGAGGAGGGCGAAGTCGTCGTCACCGTGGCCAGCGCCAAGGCGCGGTTGAAGGAGATCAAAGGCGACAGGACGGCAGCGGACGAGGCCAGGGCTTTGGGCGAGTGGCTAGGGCTCGCAGAGCGCGAGAAGGACCTCAAGAAGGCGATCAGGGACGCCGACGCCGCGCTCGATGATCTCGCTTACGGGCGCTACCCCAAGCTTACCGAGGACGAGGTGAAGGCCCTCGTCGTCGATGACAAATGGATGGGCAACCTTGAGGCGCGCATTGCGGACGAAACGGCGCGGGTGGCGCAGGGGCTGACCAAGCGGGTGAAGGAACTGGGCGAGCGCTACACCGCGCCGCTGCCGCGCTTTGCGGAGCGTGTGGAGGAGCTTGAGGGAAAGGTCGCGGCGCATCTCAAGCGGATGGGCTTCGCATGA
- a CDS encoding MarR family transcriptional regulator, producing MPTPALSRAIQFLEALTEVEEGMQINVALVLLRIASKPSIYQRELPQYVPLSQSTAARIVDRLSDRGGLGLVTAREDFEDRRTNILALTTRGQETVKRLLAKL from the coding sequence TTGCCGACACCCGCACTCTCCCGAGCCATCCAATTCCTTGAAGCGCTGACGGAAGTCGAGGAGGGGATGCAGATCAACGTCGCGCTGGTCCTCCTGCGGATCGCCAGCAAGCCCAGCATCTATCAGCGGGAACTGCCGCAGTACGTGCCCCTGTCGCAGTCCACTGCCGCTCGCATCGTGGACCGTCTGTCGGATCGTGGGGGGCTGGGGCTCGTTACGGCGCGTGAAGACTTCGAGGACCGCAGAACCAACATATTGGCGCTGACGACGCGGGGACAGGAAACCGTGAAGAGGCTGCTCGCAAAGCTCTGA
- a CDS encoding recombinase family protein, producing MLIGYARTSTLEQEAGLAAQVRDLEALGCEKVVAEQTSAVGVRPKLDDLISFARDGDTLVVTKLDRLARSVSHLWEIVGRLQTRGVALRIVAMGIDTATPTGKLMLNVLGSVAEFERDMMLERQREGIAKAKAEGRYKGRAPTARAKADVVRELAASGASMGDIAKRLGIGKGSVHRILKADNAATAAT from the coding sequence ATGTTGATCGGCTACGCGCGCACCTCGACCCTTGAACAGGAGGCCGGCTTGGCTGCTCAGGTTCGCGACCTTGAAGCCCTCGGCTGTGAGAAGGTCGTGGCCGAACAGACCAGCGCTGTTGGCGTGCGGCCGAAGCTGGACGACCTCATCTCGTTCGCCCGCGATGGGGACACGCTGGTCGTTACGAAGCTCGACCGCCTCGCTCGCTCAGTCTCTCACCTATGGGAAATCGTCGGGCGCCTCCAGACAAGGGGCGTCGCGCTCCGCATCGTGGCCATGGGTATCGACACCGCGACCCCTACCGGGAAGCTGATGCTCAACGTGCTGGGCAGCGTTGCCGAGTTCGAACGCGACATGATGCTGGAACGGCAGCGCGAGGGCATCGCGAAGGCGAAGGCGGAGGGGCGGTACAAGGGACGTGCGCCGACCGCCAGGGCTAAAGCTGACGTGGTCCGCGAGCTTGCCGCCTCGGGTGCCAGTATGGGCGACATCGCCAAACGGTTGGGGATCGGCAAGGGGTCAGTGCATCGCATCTTGAAAGCCGACAACGCGGCCACCGCAGCGACATAA
- a CDS encoding HEPN-associated N-terminal domain-containing protein — protein MIRGHGGPRGCFFCNRKDAATMPFQEVVDFILERIETFYGKAGDQLPYESREGGYQGWHIDSYDMINDEVGLSLPRDDGRRLFHAIVDGIGDDIWCEYDCLILEPNESLKLSWDQFCETVKHRRRFFFQNIGESDGRDPDSRSPVQFLETVCQHAERAGLVVEVPAGKALYRARARKPRRPIASAAALGPPPDELATQSNRMNPPGISMFYGADRRKLAVAEIRNSMASVGTFKTNRLIRVLDLANLPTVPGFFSTAYRMERHILSFLTEFADLIIQPVDRSDRVNVDYIPTQVLTEFMRDFRFENGRIDGLRYRSATGEKGTNYVLFAGQQDVVNATSPEPFCNRTPWLELVRVMHVRL, from the coding sequence ATGATCCGGGGTCACGGCGGTCCCAGGGGATGCTTCTTTTGCAACCGCAAAGATGCCGCAACGATGCCCTTCCAAGAGGTTGTCGACTTTATTTTAGAACGCATTGAGACATTCTACGGAAAAGCGGGCGACCAACTCCCCTATGAGTCTAGAGAAGGCGGATACCAAGGCTGGCATATCGATAGCTACGACATGATTAACGACGAGGTAGGCCTCAGTCTGCCCCGAGACGACGGTCGGAGGCTTTTCCATGCAATTGTCGACGGTATTGGAGACGACATTTGGTGCGAGTATGACTGTCTAATACTCGAGCCGAATGAAAGCCTCAAGTTATCGTGGGATCAATTTTGCGAAACCGTCAAACATCGTCGCCGATTTTTCTTTCAGAATATTGGCGAATCGGACGGACGCGACCCTGATTCCCGTTCTCCTGTTCAGTTCCTAGAAACCGTCTGTCAGCATGCCGAGAGAGCAGGCTTGGTCGTCGAAGTGCCGGCTGGAAAGGCCCTCTATCGGGCACGGGCGCGCAAACCGCGTCGGCCAATCGCCAGCGCTGCAGCACTCGGACCGCCGCCCGACGAGTTGGCAACTCAATCAAATCGTATGAATCCGCCCGGCATTTCGATGTTCTACGGGGCAGACAGGCGCAAATTGGCAGTTGCCGAAATTAGGAATTCAATGGCGTCCGTTGGCACTTTCAAGACCAATCGCCTCATCCGCGTTCTTGACTTGGCGAATTTGCCCACAGTTCCTGGTTTCTTTTCGACCGCATATCGCATGGAGCGGCATATACTCAGCTTTCTAACTGAATTTGCTGACCTAATTATCCAACCCGTTGATCGGAGCGACCGCGTCAATGTCGATTACATTCCCACCCAAGTTTTGACCGAATTTATGCGAGATTTCCGATTTGAGAATGGCAGGATCGATGGGCTTCGCTATCGAAGTGCGACAGGCGAGAAGGGGACAAACTACGTACTCTTTGCAGGTCAGCAGGATGTTGTTAATGCAACATCTCCGGAACCATTTTGCAACCGAACGCCGTGGCTAGAGCTTGTCAGGGTTATGCACGTCCGCCTGTAA
- a CDS encoding tyrosine-type recombinase/integrase, whose protein sequence is MAFDRRYLKKHGNQWLVVIKVPERLRKAIGKAHLKHPLHTDSLAVANREKFRVVATLKEQLEKSEAELRRKSKEAPDLLADEALRWREAVERSEDDPSFYAYEDEEGNVIEDGHDITLALVRDRAEEIAVKEGVTRAKDFHAVAIGQASPITKLINKWLAERPMKPRQQVDYRRAVEKFAGWLAATKLPVSIEAVTRKIAGRYVTDVFVEGGTHPKTANKDISCLSSLWKWAELKGHAEENIWRGQALAKREVPKDEQKRPYTDAEMKKLFSGEPGELLSDFMHIAALSGMRVDEIARLKAENIVEDCFDITIAKTKAGIRMVPIHPALKPIVARRIDGKKAEDPLFPELPVPKKGSAVERSQKVVKAFTAYRRKMEVDDVPESARQSRVDFHSFRRFFITKAEQAEKLPHFIEAVVGHKRLGMSLGGYSAGPLREQFRAVVEAVKLPQDRNKTDPAPSVQDPAAAS, encoded by the coding sequence ATGGCCTTTGATCGACGCTACCTTAAGAAGCATGGCAACCAGTGGCTTGTCGTCATTAAGGTCCCCGAGCGGCTCCGCAAAGCCATTGGGAAGGCGCACCTTAAGCACCCGCTGCACACTGATAGCCTCGCCGTGGCGAACCGGGAGAAGTTCCGCGTCGTTGCCACCCTCAAGGAGCAGTTGGAGAAGTCCGAGGCAGAGCTGCGCCGCAAATCCAAGGAGGCTCCCGACCTGCTGGCTGATGAGGCCTTGCGGTGGCGGGAAGCTGTGGAGCGGTCAGAAGACGACCCTAGTTTCTACGCCTATGAGGACGAGGAAGGGAACGTGATCGAAGACGGTCACGATATCACCCTCGCGCTTGTCCGCGACCGCGCGGAAGAGATTGCCGTGAAGGAAGGAGTGACGAGGGCCAAGGACTTCCACGCCGTCGCTATCGGGCAGGCGTCGCCCATCACCAAGCTCATCAACAAGTGGCTAGCCGAGCGTCCCATGAAGCCCCGGCAACAGGTGGACTATCGCCGCGCCGTGGAGAAGTTCGCGGGCTGGCTGGCGGCGACCAAGCTGCCGGTCTCGATTGAGGCTGTCACCCGGAAGATTGCCGGTCGGTACGTCACGGATGTTTTCGTGGAAGGCGGTACACACCCCAAGACGGCCAACAAGGACATTTCCTGCCTTTCCAGCCTATGGAAATGGGCAGAGCTGAAAGGGCACGCCGAGGAGAACATCTGGCGGGGACAGGCTCTAGCCAAGCGGGAGGTGCCCAAAGACGAGCAGAAACGTCCCTACACCGACGCCGAGATGAAGAAGTTGTTCAGCGGCGAGCCGGGCGAATTGCTCTCCGACTTCATGCACATTGCTGCGCTGTCCGGCATGCGTGTGGACGAGATTGCCCGCTTGAAAGCTGAGAACATCGTCGAAGACTGCTTCGACATCACCATTGCGAAGACCAAGGCGGGCATCCGCATGGTGCCAATACACCCCGCGCTGAAACCCATTGTCGCTCGCCGCATCGACGGCAAGAAGGCCGAAGACCCGCTCTTTCCCGAGCTGCCAGTCCCTAAGAAGGGTTCCGCTGTGGAGCGGTCGCAGAAGGTCGTGAAGGCGTTCACCGCCTATCGCCGCAAGATGGAAGTTGATGACGTGCCAGAAAGTGCGCGCCAGTCCCGCGTGGACTTCCACAGCTTTCGCCGCTTTTTCATCACTAAAGCCGAGCAGGCGGAGAAACTGCCTCACTTCATCGAGGCCGTTGTCGGTCACAAACGCCTCGGTATGAGCCTTGGCGGATATTCGGCGGGGCCGTTGCGGGAGCAATTCAGGGCCGTTGTAGAAGCCGTGAAGCTGCCGCAGGACAGGAATAAGACGGACCCGGCGCCCTCGGTGCAGGACCCAGCCGCAGCCTCTTGA
- a CDS encoding NAD(P)/FAD-dependent oxidoreductase — MSSSASVTWPPSLWAATAPAGPVLPALEGEVQADVVVIGAGFTGLSTAIHLREAGVEVTVVEAAEPGWGASGRNNGQVIPTLAGHDPSAMVARHGEAGERFNAVLRDSAQYLFDTVRKYDIAAEAEQAGWVQPVHSPGRFRLAEQRVREWSTIDAPVELLDRAATAQMTGSEAWYGGFWNRSGGHINPLALARGLAEVALKRGAVIFARSPVASMTRQGDRWLVKTARGSVTARALVLATNAYTDEFESGLAPEIAAEVVPVLSWQMATQPISDNIAKTIIPGRQAMSDTHRELYFARWDARNRLVTGGAAVFPGAGGTNLRGPVAERLKRLWPQLGEVSFDYVWSGYVGMTPDDVLKPQVPGYPRIHQLGPNGFGWVGCNGRAVALSISLGRELALATQGVPLRTLGLPLSQLKAQPMRGLIRRIAPLALPLYRSLDAREI; from the coding sequence ATGTCCAGCTCCGCCTCCGTCACCTGGCCGCCCTCGCTCTGGGCCGCGACCGCTCCGGCCGGTCCGGTCCTGCCCGCGCTGGAGGGCGAGGTGCAGGCGGATGTGGTGGTGATCGGCGCCGGCTTCACCGGCCTGTCGACGGCGATCCATCTGCGCGAGGCCGGCGTCGAGGTCACGGTGGTCGAGGCGGCCGAGCCGGGCTGGGGGGCGTCTGGCCGCAACAACGGCCAGGTCATCCCGACGCTGGCGGGGCACGATCCGTCCGCCATGGTGGCGCGCCATGGCGAGGCCGGCGAGCGCTTCAACGCAGTGCTGCGCGACAGCGCGCAGTATCTCTTCGACACGGTCCGCAAATACGACATTGCCGCCGAGGCCGAGCAGGCGGGCTGGGTCCAGCCGGTGCATTCGCCCGGCCGCTTCAGGCTGGCGGAGCAGCGGGTGCGCGAATGGTCGACGATCGATGCGCCGGTCGAGTTGCTCGACCGGGCGGCGACGGCCCAGATGACCGGCTCCGAGGCCTGGTATGGCGGCTTCTGGAACCGGAGCGGCGGCCACATCAATCCGCTGGCGCTGGCGCGGGGGCTGGCCGAGGTCGCGTTGAAGCGCGGGGCGGTGATCTTTGCCCGCTCGCCCGTCGCCAGCATGACGCGCCAGGGCGACCGCTGGCTGGTGAAGACCGCGCGCGGCTCGGTCACCGCTCGGGCGCTGGTGCTGGCGACGAATGCCTATACGGACGAATTCGAAAGCGGGCTCGCTCCCGAGATCGCCGCCGAGGTTGTCCCCGTGCTGTCCTGGCAGATGGCGACCCAGCCGATCAGCGACAACATCGCCAAGACGATCATTCCCGGCCGCCAGGCCATGTCCGATACCCATCGCGAGCTGTATTTCGCCCGCTGGGACGCGCGCAACCGGCTCGTGACGGGCGGGGCCGCGGTGTTTCCCGGTGCCGGCGGCACCAATCTGCGCGGGCCCGTCGCCGAGCGGCTGAAGCGGCTCTGGCCGCAACTGGGCGAGGTCTCCTTCGATTATGTCTGGTCCGGCTATGTCGGCATGACGCCCGACGATGTGCTGAAGCCCCAGGTGCCGGGCTATCCGCGCATCCACCAGCTCGGACCCAACGGCTTCGGCTGGGTCGGCTGCAACGGCCGGGCGGTGGCGCTCTCGATCTCGCTGGGGCGCGAACTGGCGCTGGCGACGCAGGGCGTGCCTCTCAGGACGCTCGGCCTGCCGCTGTCGCAGCTCAAGGCACAGCCGATGCGCGGCCTGATCCGCAGGATCGCGCCGCTGGCCCTGCCGCTCTACCGGTCGCTGGACGCCAGGGAGATCTAG
- a CDS encoding VOC family protein: MSLQHILGLDHVVVTVRDLDAAAAQWRALGFTVSPRGTHSPILGTGNYTIMFGDDYVELLGILTETEQNKPTRDYLAKREGLERAAFTTDDAAAGAEELKSRGIEALGPIHFGRPVELPGGGTGEARFNVFRWPLGEQPGGLRIFACQHLTRETVWIPELLSHANGASRILRLEVLAADPAAAAAHLGRLIDEPARAEGDAWLVPSGGRRADILFYDAAAFARRYPPAVRDGAAPEGAVALVLATADIAAARASLGGAATAHDGALSVAASAANGIIVSFHPH; this comes from the coding sequence ATGTCGCTCCAGCACATCCTCGGCCTCGACCATGTCGTGGTCACCGTCCGCGATCTCGACGCCGCCGCCGCGCAGTGGCGTGCCCTCGGCTTCACCGTCTCGCCGCGCGGCACGCATTCGCCGATCCTGGGCACCGGCAACTACACGATCATGTTCGGCGACGACTATGTCGAGCTGCTCGGCATCCTCACCGAGACCGAGCAGAACAAGCCGACGCGCGATTATCTCGCCAAGCGCGAGGGCCTCGAGCGCGCCGCCTTCACCACGGACGACGCCGCCGCCGGCGCCGAGGAGCTGAAGAGCCGCGGCATCGAGGCGCTGGGGCCGATCCATTTCGGCCGGCCGGTCGAGCTGCCCGGCGGCGGCACCGGCGAGGCGCGCTTCAACGTCTTTCGCTGGCCGCTCGGCGAGCAGCCGGGGGGGCTGCGCATCTTCGCCTGCCAGCATCTGACCCGCGAGACGGTCTGGATTCCCGAGCTCCTGAGCCACGCCAATGGCGCCAGCCGCATCCTGCGGCTCGAGGTGCTCGCGGCCGACCCGGCAGCGGCCGCCGCCCATCTCGGCCGGCTGATCGACGAGCCGGCCCGGGCCGAGGGCGATGCCTGGCTGGTGCCGAGCGGCGGCCGGCGGGCCGACATCCTGTTCTATGATGCGGCCGCCTTCGCCCGTCGCTATCCGCCGGCCGTACGCGACGGTGCCGCACCGGAAGGCGCCGTGGCGCTGGTTCTGGCGACGGCCGACATCGCTGCCGCGCGGGCCAGCCTCGGCGGCGCCGCCACGGCCCATGACGGCGCGCTCAGCGTCGCCGCGAGCGCGGCCAACGGCATCATCGTCAGCTTCCACCCGCACTAG
- a CDS encoding ABC transporter substrate-binding protein, with translation MDMTRRAALLTSAAIASSVAFPMRSLFAQETPRKGGVFTVHYGAEQRQLNPSLQASTGVYIIGGKIQEQLVDLDEAGKPVGVLATSWEAAPDGKTITFKLRDGVKWHDGRPFTSADVQFTAMEMWKKILNYGTTLQLFLTAVDTPDPLTAVFRYERPMPLNLLLRALPDLGYISPRHIYEGKGDIRQNPANLAPIGTGPFKFVTYERGQHVIADRNADYWRPNAPHLDRIVWRVVTDRSAAAAQMEAGQIHYSPFSGLTISDAARLGKDKRFIVSTKGNEGNARTNTIEFNFRRKELADIRVRRAIAHALDIPFFIENFLGDFAKRGTGPVPSVSTDFYPADNGPQYPFDKKRAAALLDEAGFKAGAGGTRFSLRLLPAPWGEDITLFATFIQQSLADVGIRVEVVRTDGGGFLKQVYDEHAFDLATGWHQYRNDPAVSTTVWYRSGQPKGAPWTNQWGWTDETMDKIIDDAATEVDVAKRKALYGDFVRRANTELPIWTPIEQIFLTAISAKARNHSNTPRWGSSSWHDLWLAE, from the coding sequence ATGGATATGACCCGCCGCGCCGCGCTTCTGACCAGCGCCGCCATCGCCTCCAGCGTCGCCTTCCCGATGCGTTCGCTCTTCGCCCAGGAGACGCCGCGCAAGGGCGGGGTCTTCACCGTCCATTACGGTGCCGAGCAGCGCCAGCTGAACCCGAGCCTCCAGGCCTCGACCGGCGTCTACATCATCGGCGGCAAGATCCAGGAACAGCTGGTCGATCTCGACGAGGCCGGCAAGCCCGTCGGTGTGCTGGCGACCAGCTGGGAAGCCGCGCCCGATGGCAAGACCATCACCTTCAAGCTGCGCGACGGCGTGAAATGGCATGACGGCCGCCCCTTCACCTCGGCGGACGTGCAGTTCACCGCGATGGAGATGTGGAAGAAGATCCTCAACTACGGCACCACGCTGCAGCTCTTCCTCACCGCCGTTGACACGCCCGACCCGCTGACCGCGGTCTTCCGCTACGAGCGGCCGATGCCGCTGAACCTGCTGCTGCGCGCTTTGCCGGATCTCGGCTACATCTCGCCGCGCCACATCTACGAGGGCAAGGGCGACATCCGCCAGAACCCGGCCAATCTCGCGCCGATCGGCACCGGCCCGTTCAAGTTCGTCACCTATGAGCGCGGCCAGCACGTCATCGCCGACCGCAATGCCGACTACTGGCGGCCCAATGCGCCCCATCTCGACCGCATCGTCTGGCGCGTCGTCACCGACCGCTCGGCCGCGGCCGCCCAGATGGAAGCCGGCCAGATTCACTACAGCCCCTTCTCGGGCCTGACGATCTCGGACGCCGCCCGGCTCGGCAAGGACAAGCGCTTCATCGTCTCGACCAAGGGTAACGAGGGCAACGCCCGCACCAACACGATCGAGTTCAACTTCCGCCGCAAGGAGCTGGCCGACATCCGCGTCCGCCGCGCCATCGCCCATGCGCTCGACATCCCCTTCTTCATCGAGAACTTCCTCGGCGACTTCGCCAAGCGCGGCACCGGCCCCGTGCCCTCGGTCTCGACCGACTTCTACCCGGCCGACAATGGCCCGCAGTACCCCTTCGACAAGAAGCGCGCCGCCGCCCTCCTCGACGAGGCCGGCTTTAAGGCCGGCGCGGGTGGCACCCGCTTCTCCCTGCGCCTGCTGCCGGCGCCCTGGGGCGAGGACATCACGCTGTTTGCCACCTTCATCCAGCAGTCGCTGGCCGATGTCGGCATCAGGGTCGAGGTCGTCAGGACCGATGGCGGCGGCTTCCTGAAGCAGGTCTATGACGAGCACGCCTTCGACCTCGCCACCGGCTGGCACCAGTACCGCAACGACCCCGCCGTCTCGACCACGGTCTGGTACCGCTCGGGCCAGCCCAAGGGCGCGCCCTGGACCAACCAGTGGGGCTGGACCGACGAGACGATGGACAAGATCATCGACGACGCGGCGACCGAGGTCGACGTCGCCAAGCGCAAGGCGCTCTATGGCGATTTCGTCCGCCGCGCCAACACCGAGCTGCCGATCTGGACGCCGATCGAGCAGATCTTCCTGACCGCGATCAGCGCCAAGGCGCGCAACCACTCCAACACGCCGCGCTGGGGCTCGAGCTCCTGGCACGATCTGTGGTTGGCCGAGTGA